The Micromonospora sp. WMMD961 genome has a segment encoding these proteins:
- a CDS encoding 6-carboxytetrahydropterin synthase, with protein MFSVTVRDHIMIAHSFRGEVFGPAQRLHGATFVVDATFRRPELDADGIVVDIGLATEQLRAVLGDLTYRNLDDEPAFAGVNTTTEVLARTIADRLVERVQAGDLGAGARELTGVAVTLHESHIAWASYERSL; from the coding sequence GTGTTCAGCGTGACCGTCCGGGATCACATCATGATCGCCCACAGTTTCCGGGGCGAGGTGTTCGGCCCGGCCCAGCGTCTGCACGGGGCGACGTTCGTGGTGGACGCGACGTTCCGCCGGCCCGAGCTGGACGCCGACGGGATCGTCGTCGACATCGGCCTGGCCACCGAGCAGCTGCGGGCCGTGCTGGGCGACCTGACCTACCGCAACCTGGACGACGAGCCGGCCTTCGCCGGGGTGAACACCACCACCGAGGTGCTGGCCCGCACGATCGCGGACCGGCTGGTCGAGCGTGTGCAGGCCGGCGACCTGGGCGCGGGGGCGCGGGAGCTCACCGGCGTCGCCGTCACCCTGCACGAGTCGCACATCGCCTGGGCCAGCTACGAGCGGTCGTTGTGA
- a CDS encoding alpha/beta hydrolase: MIDAASQRWPDRIEHRDIVVNEVPGFRPLTLDLVVPVAAPRPVPVLVWIHGGAWLFGSPKQPADWLMEADPFTAAIQAGFAVASAQYRLSGEAPFPAQLDDVKAAVRWLRRHCDTVGVDRERIGVWGESAGGHLASMVALTGDDRDDSGVQAAVCWYAPSNLLTMQSQAHPSGTIDHDAADSPESLLIGAPLAENPEAGRAASPVTYVTDQAPPILLVHGDQDLVVPVGQSEELAAALTAAGAEVELSVVRGADHCFGGAPLEPLIRDTLAFFIRVLAPDLTARYP; the protein is encoded by the coding sequence ATGATCGATGCGGCATCCCAGCGGTGGCCCGACCGGATCGAGCACCGTGACATCGTCGTCAACGAGGTCCCGGGCTTCCGCCCGCTGACGTTGGACCTCGTCGTGCCCGTGGCGGCACCCCGACCGGTCCCGGTGCTGGTGTGGATCCACGGCGGCGCGTGGCTGTTCGGCTCGCCCAAGCAACCGGCGGACTGGCTCATGGAGGCGGATCCGTTCACCGCCGCCATCCAGGCCGGGTTCGCCGTCGCCTCCGCCCAGTATCGACTGAGCGGCGAGGCGCCGTTTCCCGCTCAACTCGACGACGTCAAGGCAGCGGTGCGCTGGCTGCGCCGACACTGCGACACGGTGGGCGTGGACCGCGAGCGGATCGGGGTGTGGGGTGAGTCGGCCGGTGGGCACCTGGCCTCGATGGTCGCGCTGACCGGAGACGACCGGGACGACAGCGGCGTCCAGGCGGCGGTCTGCTGGTACGCGCCGTCGAACCTGCTGACGATGCAGTCGCAGGCGCACCCGTCCGGCACCATCGACCACGACGCGGCCGACTCGCCGGAGTCGCTTCTGATCGGCGCCCCGTTGGCCGAGAACCCGGAGGCGGGCCGGGCGGCCAGTCCGGTCACCTACGTCACCGACCAGGCCCCACCCATACTGCTGGTCCATGGTGACCAGGACCTGGTCGTACCGGTAGGGCAGAGCGAGGAGCTCGCCGCGGCATTGACCGCGGCGGGTGCCGAGGTCGAGTTGTCGGTGGTGCGGGGGGCCGACCACTGCTTCGGCGGAGCGCCGCTGGAGCCGCTGATCCGCGACACTCTGGCGTTCTTCATCCGAGTCCTCGCACCCGACCTGACGGCGCGTTATCCGTGA
- a CDS encoding NAD(P)-binding protein: protein MIREAYACWVREPGAAEIRPVTLPAPGPDEVLVRARYSGVSRGTETLVFAGRVPPDQYAAMRAPFQDGDFPGPVKYGYLSVGVVEQGPAELLGRTVFCLHPHQSAYVVPATAVVPVPDGVPPARAVLAGTVETAVNALWDAAPLVGDRVTVVGAGMVGCCVAALLARFPGVDVQLVDTDARRAGVAGALGVEFAQPADASGDRDLVVHASATSAGLQRSLDLLAPEGTVVELSWFGDRPVQVSLGGAFHSGRLTVRSSQVGMVAPARRGRRSYADRLALALDLLDDPAFDALITGASRFTELPDVLARLSTGDLPALCHLITYDDGE, encoded by the coding sequence GTGATCCGCGAGGCGTACGCCTGCTGGGTGCGCGAGCCCGGCGCGGCGGAGATCCGCCCGGTGACGCTGCCCGCTCCGGGGCCGGACGAGGTGCTGGTCCGGGCCCGCTACTCCGGCGTCAGCCGGGGCACCGAGACGCTGGTCTTCGCCGGCCGGGTGCCCCCCGACCAGTACGCCGCGATGCGTGCGCCCTTTCAAGACGGTGACTTCCCCGGCCCGGTGAAGTACGGCTACCTCAGTGTCGGCGTGGTCGAGCAGGGTCCCGCCGAACTGCTCGGGCGTACGGTGTTCTGCCTGCACCCGCACCAGAGCGCGTACGTCGTGCCGGCCACCGCCGTGGTGCCCGTGCCGGACGGGGTACCTCCCGCCCGGGCGGTGCTCGCCGGCACGGTGGAGACGGCCGTCAACGCGCTGTGGGACGCCGCGCCACTGGTCGGCGACCGGGTCACCGTCGTCGGCGCGGGCATGGTGGGCTGCTGTGTCGCCGCCCTGCTCGCCCGGTTCCCCGGTGTGGACGTCCAGCTGGTCGACACCGACGCCCGCCGGGCCGGGGTGGCCGGCGCGCTCGGCGTCGAGTTCGCCCAACCGGCCGACGCGAGCGGCGACCGGGACCTCGTCGTGCACGCCAGTGCCACCAGCGCCGGTCTGCAACGTTCGCTGGATCTGCTCGCGCCCGAGGGCACCGTCGTCGAGCTGAGCTGGTTCGGCGACCGCCCGGTGCAGGTGTCGCTGGGTGGAGCGTTCCACTCCGGGCGACTGACCGTACGCAGCAGTCAGGTCGGCATGGTCGCACCCGCCCGACGGGGACGGCGCAGCTACGCCGATCGGCTGGCGCTCGCCCTGGACCTGCTCGACGACCCGGCCTTCGACGCACTGATCACCGGCGCGTCCCGGTTCACGGAGCTGCCCGACGTGCTTGCCCGACTGAGCACGGGCGACCTGCCCGCGCTCTGCCACCTCATCACCTACGACGACGGGGAGTGA